A window of Nocardiopsis sp. Huas11 genomic DNA:
TGACTAATCAGGCCCTGCCGTGCTACCGTCCCCTCCACCTATTCAACGAGTTGACTATGGAGCCCCTCATGCACTCCTTCCGCGCGGCCGTGGAGGCCGGGGACCCGGACGCCATGGCGGACCTGCTGGCCGAGGACGTCGTGTTCACCAGCCCCGTGGTCTTTCGCCCCTACCCGGGCAAGGCCATCACCGCGGCGATCCTGCGCGGGGTCCTGCGCGTGTTCGAGGACTTCCACTACGAGCGCGAGATCGCCGACCCCGGCGGCCGCGACCACGCCCTCGTCTTTCGGGCCCGCGTCGGCGACCGGGAGATCCAGGGCTGCGACTTCCTGCACCTGAACGAGGACGGCCTGATCGACGAGTTCACGGTCATGGTCCGCCCGCTCAGCGGCGCCACCGCCCTCGCCGAGGCCATGGGCGCCCAGTTCGACCGCATCACCCGCGAGGCGGCCGAGGGCACACCGGGCTGAGCGGCCCGGCCGACCGGCACGGCCGGCGGACGGACCGGCGGACGGGCCGGCGGGGCGAACCGGCGGGACACCCTGCGGTCACTCACCCCGGTGAGTGCACCGCCTCGCCGCGGGTCCGCCCCGCGCCTGCCCGGGCCGCACCCCCACACCGCCTTGTCACCACCGTGACAATCCGACCGCCCCGAACCCTCCCTCCCGGGGCTACCGCCGCGTCCGCGCGAGGCCTAGGGTCGGTCAGTCAGGCGCGGCACCGGGGACGAGGAGGCACGTGTGGCGTTCGGTTCGGTCCAGGGCCGGGGGGTCGACCACCCCGCGCGGCACATCCCCCCTGAGCTGGCGTCGCGGATACGCCCCCACCTGGCCACCGGCACCGAACTGGTCGTCAAGGAGATCCGCCGCCTCTTCCCCGAGTTCGACGTGCCGCCCGACAGCGACCTGGGCCGACGCCTGGCCGAGGGGGTGGCCCTGGCGGTGGAGCGGTTCTGGGACCTCGTGGAGGCTCCCACGCGTGCGCGCGAACCCCTCCTGGAACGGTTCCGCGACCTGGGCCGCGACGAACTGCGCGACGGCCGCAACCTCGACGCCCTGCAGTCGGCTCTGCGGGTGGGGTCCCGCATGTCGTTCCGCTTCCTCACCGATCACCGTGAGGCGCTCGGCATCAGCGCGGACACGCTCTTCCGCATCGCCGACGCCATCTTCTTCCACATGGACGAACTGGCCGTGGCCTCGACGGAGGGCTACGCCGAGGCTCGCGCCCAGCGCAGCGAGGAACTGGACCGCCAGCGCGGACGCCTGGTCCGGCTCCTGCTCACCGAGCCCGCCGCCCCGCCCGAGACCATCGCCCACCACGCCCGCGTGCTCGGCTGGCCGCTGCCCCAGACCGCGGCCGCCGTGGTCGTGGCCGACGGCGAGGACTCCGCACCCGGTGCCCCCGCCCTTCCGCCCGACGTCCTCACCGACGTGACCTGGCTCGACGCCCACCTGGTCATGCCCGACCCGGACGGCCCGGGACGGCGGCGCGTGCTCGACACCGCGCTCTCGGGCCGCACCGCCGCGATCGGGCCGACCGTGCCGCTCAGCCGCCTACCGCTCTCCCTGCGCTACGCACAGAAGGCCCTGGAACTCGGCCGGCGGGGCGTCCTGGACGCCCGCGGCCTCATCCGCTGCTCGGACCACCTGGTGACACTGGCCCTGTTCGCCGACCGCGACCTGCTCGACCTGCTGTGCCGCGCCCGGTTGGCGCCCCTGGAGGACCTGCCCGCGGTCCAGGCCGACCGGCTGGCCGAGACGCTGCTGGCCTGGCTGCGCCACGCCCAGAACGCCAACCGGGTCGCCGAGCACCTCTACGTGCACCCGCAGACCGTGCGCTACCGGCTGCGCCGGATCCGCGACCTGTTCGGCGCCGACCTGGACGACGCCGAGCGCCGGTTCGAGCTGCAGATCGCCCTGTACGCGCGCTCCCTCACCCGCGCGGCCCACTCCTGACCCCGCTGCCCCGCCCACGCGAAGGCGCCGACCGGGTCCTCCCGATCGGCGCCCCCGCGGCCCGCCAACCCGCTGGACCGCTAGCCGACCTCGGCCGACGCGCTCCAGTACACGGCCTGGGCGACCTGCCCGAACTGGCCCTTGGGGTGGTTGCGGAAGAGCGGTTCGGTGCCGAACAGCACCACCGACCGCCCTGCCCGGCGACACCGCTGACCACGGACGCCTGACCCGCGGCGTCGGACTGGCCGCCGGCGCCGTTCTGGTCCGACCGCCAGTGCCCGGCCACGAGCGGGGACTCCTGCGCGTAGGACTGCTCGACGGCCACACCGTCACCGAGGTCGGTGAACCAGCCGGGCCCGTAGACGAACGCGTGCCCGCCGGTCCCGGCCAGGACTCCCTCGCCCTCGTTCACCCGCACCACGCCGTTGGCGTCCGAGCGCGCGGACCGCCGGGTCGCGTCCAACAGCCCGGCCTGCTCGTTGAACCGCGCCCCGGTGACGCCCCGCGCGACCACGCCGCCCTCCGCCAGGAAGGCGTCCAGGTCCGCACGCGCGTGCGCGTCGAGGTCGGCGTAGACCAGCCCGCTCGACACGTACAGCACGTCCACGCCGCTCCAGTCGAACCCGGCGTTGAGCACCCACGTGGACACCGGCCGCAGGTCGAAGCCCATCTCGTCGAGGGTGAACACCTCGTCCGCGGCTCCCGCGATCGCCACGGTCGGGGTTCCCGACACCACGGCGTCGGCCGGGTCCCCGCTCTCGGCGGCCCGGAAGGTCACCCCGTACCGGTCGGCGAGTCCGGCGGCGTCGGCCTCGGCGGGCACGATCACACCGCCCCGGCCGTTCCAGGCCACGTCCGTGCCCGAGGCGAGCAGGTCGTTGAGCGCGGCCACCTCGGCGCCGCCGTCCAGGCGCAGTTCCCAGCCGCCGTCACCGGCCTCCTCGACCGATCCGGTGGGCGAGGCGACCGTGACGGGTTTGGCCGAGACGGCCACCTCCTCCTGCACGGCCTCGACGTCGGCGCCCCACAGGAGCCCGTGGCTCCAACCGGAGATGTCGTACATCGCGCCGATGTCGTCGCTGATGTCACGGCCGTCCTCCAGCAGGACGTTGGCCATGCCGCGCTTGGGCTGGTGCATGTCGACGACGTAGGACCCCGCGGGGTACTCGGCGCCCTCGACGGTGAACGCCCGGCCCGCGCGCTCCACGCGCACGTCGTTGGCGATGAGGAAGTCCACCAGGCGGGCGGCGGCCGTGGCCGAGCGCTGCTCCCCTCCGACGGGGATGACGTAGGCGCGCGGGAAGTCGGTCGTCCACACGTCCTCGGGACCGAAGCCGGGCACCCACTCCTCCGGCGGGACGACCTGCTCCTCGCCGGC
This region includes:
- a CDS encoding nuclear transport factor 2 family protein gives rise to the protein MHSFRAAVEAGDPDAMADLLAEDVVFTSPVVFRPYPGKAITAAILRGVLRVFEDFHYEREIADPGGRDHALVFRARVGDREIQGCDFLHLNEDGLIDEFTVMVRPLSGATALAEAMGAQFDRITREAAEGTPG
- a CDS encoding CdaR family transcriptional regulator: MAFGSVQGRGVDHPARHIPPELASRIRPHLATGTELVVKEIRRLFPEFDVPPDSDLGRRLAEGVALAVERFWDLVEAPTRAREPLLERFRDLGRDELRDGRNLDALQSALRVGSRMSFRFLTDHREALGISADTLFRIADAIFFHMDELAVASTEGYAEARAQRSEELDRQRGRLVRLLLTEPAAPPETIAHHARVLGWPLPQTAAAVVVADGEDSAPGAPALPPDVLTDVTWLDAHLVMPDPDGPGRRRVLDTALSGRTAAIGPTVPLSRLPLSLRYAQKALELGRRGVLDARGLIRCSDHLVTLALFADRDLLDLLCRARLAPLEDLPAVQADRLAETLLAWLRHAQNANRVAEHLYVHPQTVRYRLRRIRDLFGADLDDAERRFELQIALYARSLTRAAHS